From Mesobacillus boroniphilus, the proteins below share one genomic window:
- a CDS encoding serine hydrolase domain-containing protein, protein MKNLRESIKEIQAKIDFSGTVMVHDRDGHILTASSGYSHRADRSENNAETRFGIASGCKLFTAIAVCQLVEEGKLSFDARLTDCLDIEFPSFSEEITIHHLLTHTSGIPDYFDENVMDDFEELWIKRPMYHIRSLKDFLPMFQNEQMKSAPGQSFHYNNAGFILLGLIVEQASRMEFTEFVQEHIFNKAGMNDSGYFSFDALPSNTALGYIDLPDGSWKTNIYSLPVKGGSDGGAYVTAADMAKLWKALFNQLLLSKETLNKLLTPHVQVNETGYYGYGVWINMKDNQVLKYHVMGYDPGVSFHSAYYPADQSIAVVCSNKSSGAYDIMKEIEEQRD, encoded by the coding sequence ATGAAAAACTTAAGGGAAAGCATTAAAGAAATCCAAGCAAAGATTGATTTTTCAGGAACAGTAATGGTTCATGACAGGGACGGTCACATCCTGACGGCCAGCTCCGGCTACTCCCACCGCGCTGATCGGTCAGAAAACAACGCGGAGACCAGGTTCGGGATTGCATCTGGCTGTAAGCTTTTCACAGCAATCGCTGTCTGCCAGCTTGTGGAGGAAGGCAAGCTCAGCTTTGATGCGAGATTAACAGATTGCCTTGATATAGAGTTTCCCAGTTTCAGTGAGGAGATTACAATCCACCATTTGCTGACACACACATCCGGTATCCCTGACTATTTTGACGAGAATGTCATGGATGATTTTGAGGAGCTATGGATTAAGAGACCGATGTATCACATCAGGAGTCTTAAAGATTTCTTACCCATGTTCCAGAATGAGCAAATGAAATCCGCTCCCGGTCAATCCTTCCACTACAATAACGCAGGCTTCATTTTATTGGGCTTAATTGTCGAGCAGGCTTCGAGGATGGAGTTTACTGAATTCGTTCAGGAGCATATTTTTAATAAAGCGGGGATGAATGATTCTGGTTATTTTTCCTTTGACGCTCTCCCATCGAATACGGCTTTAGGTTATATTGACCTTCCAGATGGAAGCTGGAAAACAAATATCTATTCACTGCCGGTAAAAGGCGGTTCTGACGGAGGCGCATACGTCACAGCAGCTGACATGGCTAAACTGTGGAAGGCGCTTTTCAATCAACTATTACTAAGTAAGGAAACACTGAACAAACTACTGACTCCCCACGTTCAAGTCAATGAAACAGGATATTATGGTTACGGAGTCTGGATTAATATGAAGGACAATCAAGTCTTGAAATACCATGTAATGGGTTATGACCCGGGAGTCAGCTTTCATTCAGCTTATTATCCAGCTGATCAAAGCATTGCCGTGGTATGCTCAAACAAATCCAGTGGTGCTTACGATATTATGAAGGAAATTGAGGAACAAAGAGACTGA
- a CDS encoding TVP38/TMEM64 family protein — protein sequence MLSHKETHNEKMEFILHLALSILSLYLLTVLLPTVLPIYKWLYLSSVIIVLLIDGYFLITKQGKLMKVNRMALLYLAALLLLALAIFYTTKMIVLTDTYGFEGLLNEHLETAKYIFFFISFAQPILLPIPEAVTVPGASAVFGPATAAAIAFLGTLLGITAMFFAARYGGRKFTSKMIKEDQLEKYQNYVSKNETLIMFLLFIVPILPDEIICVGAGIGKVAPKRFLLIASVSKFFTASLLAYSVQLAENFPISGTQLMIGISAAVLIIFVISSLTKKALNKERGL from the coding sequence TTGTTATCACATAAAGAAACCCACAATGAAAAAATGGAATTCATTCTACACTTAGCCCTCAGTATCCTGTCATTATATTTATTGACCGTATTATTGCCTACTGTTCTGCCAATATATAAATGGCTTTACTTAAGCTCTGTTATTATTGTTTTGTTAATCGATGGATATTTCCTGATTACGAAGCAGGGAAAACTTATGAAGGTCAACAGGATGGCCTTACTTTATTTGGCAGCTCTATTGCTTCTTGCACTGGCAATCTTTTATACGACAAAAATGATTGTCCTTACTGATACGTACGGATTTGAAGGGTTGTTAAATGAACACCTTGAAACAGCCAAATATATATTCTTCTTCATTAGCTTTGCCCAGCCAATTCTTCTTCCGATCCCTGAAGCTGTCACCGTTCCTGGTGCGAGTGCTGTATTCGGGCCTGCTACTGCTGCAGCCATTGCTTTTCTCGGAACACTATTGGGGATAACAGCCATGTTTTTTGCCGCCAGATACGGGGGCAGGAAATTCACATCAAAGATGATCAAAGAAGATCAGCTGGAAAAATATCAAAACTATGTCTCTAAAAATGAAACATTGATTATGTTCCTACTGTTTATCGTGCCAATCCTTCCAGATGAGATCATATGTGTAGGTGCAGGAATAGGGAAAGTAGCCCCAAAAAGATTTTTGCTGATTGCCTCAGTCTCAAAATTTTTCACCGCGTCTTTACTAGCATACTCAGTACAATTAGCAGAAAACTTTCCGATATCGGGCACGCAATTGATGATTGGAATTTCGGCAGCTGTTTTAATCATCTTTGTTATTTCCTCCTTGACGAAGAAGGCCCTTAACAAGGAGCGAGGGTTATAG
- a CDS encoding tetratricopeptide repeat protein, with amino-acid sequence MVWFFIGIFAADLLLGFMQAPVWAFIVVNLIFIGVYMFKSFYPVLFEKNPEKVLNYLKNSKHPHFPFFYYFFNDQLEEAEQKLSQIKSPNYQRLNHVNLLVKRKQYDEAEELAQGLKDNVYKWYSLAGIAIERGDLKSYKIYREKVRNPFYRKLLEMEEMVQDGEKEKVISELENLIPDLRGSKLLSVIEYKQELLKRGV; translated from the coding sequence ATGGTTTGGTTTTTTATTGGAATCTTTGCTGCAGATTTATTATTAGGCTTTATGCAGGCACCAGTATGGGCATTTATCGTGGTTAATCTTATTTTTATTGGGGTCTATATGTTCAAAAGTTTTTATCCGGTTCTATTTGAAAAGAATCCGGAAAAAGTATTGAACTACCTGAAAAATTCAAAGCATCCGCATTTCCCATTTTTTTATTACTTTTTTAACGATCAATTGGAAGAAGCAGAACAAAAGCTGTCTCAAATAAAATCTCCGAATTATCAGAGATTGAATCATGTGAACCTGCTTGTAAAAAGGAAGCAATACGACGAAGCAGAGGAACTGGCACAAGGTTTAAAAGATAATGTGTATAAATGGTACTCACTCGCTGGTATTGCAATCGAGCGAGGGGATCTGAAGTCGTACAAGATATACAGAGAAAAAGTCCGAAACCCTTTTTACAGAAAGCTATTAGAAATGGAAGAAATGGTTCAAGATGGGGAGAAGGAAAAAGTGATTTCTGAATTGGAAAATTTGATTCCAGATCTGAGAGGGTCCAAGTTGCTTAGCGTTATTGAGTATAAACAAGAGTTGTTAAAAAGAGGGGTATAG
- a CDS encoding TIGR04104 family putative zinc finger protein, giving the protein MIPTCQNCHSTWSWKKTFKKAFTLNNAILCPDSGEKQYLTTHTRKTSSMFTSITLAAFQCLLGPIPYFQEKHGIVTGSAETAEKLSRNARYCDRLSCDSSKAVKISLEL; this is encoded by the coding sequence ATGATACCAACCTGCCAAAACTGCCATAGTACATGGAGCTGGAAAAAGACGTTTAAAAAAGCCTTTACGTTGAATAATGCCATACTTTGTCCTGATAGCGGGGAAAAACAATATCTTACTACTCACACAAGAAAAACTTCCTCGATGTTTACCTCTATCACACTTGCCGCTTTTCAATGTCTTCTTGGGCCCATTCCTTATTTTCAAGAAAAGCACGGTATTGTGACAGGTTCAGCTGAGACAGCAGAAAAGCTGTCAAGAAACGCTCGGTATTGTGACAGGTTGAGCTGCGACAGCAGTAAAGCTGTCAAGATAAGCCTGGAATTGTGA
- a CDS encoding Gfo/Idh/MocA family protein, whose amino-acid sequence MDERVIKWGILGTGLIASAFARDLAFAKNTEKAAVGSRTKESAARFAEEHGVSRAYGSYEELVQDPDVDAIYVATPHPFHKENVLACLRAGKAVLCEKPFTINSGELDEIIQFARDKKLFLMEAMWTRFLPPIVKVREWIDSGKIGDVLLVKADFGYRAHWDPEWRLLNPALGGGALLDIGIYPVSLASMIFGTKPEKILSTAHIGETGVDEQFSIIMSYPAGKTATLNGAFRVGLTNEAYIHGTEGYIRIPSFHSAKSATLYKDGEEAETFNDDRKSAGYAFEIEEVGKCLSQGLLESSVIPLDESLEIMKLMDEIRGQWGLKYPFE is encoded by the coding sequence ATGGACGAAAGAGTAATCAAGTGGGGAATATTAGGAACAGGTCTAATAGCAAGTGCTTTCGCTAGGGATTTAGCGTTTGCTAAAAATACGGAAAAGGCTGCTGTTGGTTCACGTACAAAAGAGAGTGCTGCCAGGTTTGCGGAGGAGCATGGCGTTTCACGTGCTTATGGAAGCTACGAAGAACTAGTTCAAGATCCGGATGTCGATGCAATTTATGTTGCTACGCCACACCCTTTTCATAAGGAAAATGTCTTGGCGTGTCTTCGTGCTGGTAAGGCTGTCCTTTGCGAGAAACCTTTTACCATAAATAGCGGAGAATTAGATGAGATCATTCAGTTTGCCAGAGATAAAAAGCTTTTCTTAATGGAGGCGATGTGGACACGTTTCCTGCCTCCAATTGTTAAAGTGAGAGAATGGATTGATAGCGGAAAAATTGGCGATGTACTTTTAGTAAAAGCTGATTTTGGTTATCGTGCACATTGGGATCCAGAGTGGAGATTACTTAATCCTGCCCTTGGAGGAGGAGCATTGCTTGATATAGGGATTTACCCTGTATCATTGGCCTCGATGATTTTTGGAACAAAGCCAGAGAAGATTCTCAGTACTGCCCATATTGGTGAAACGGGTGTTGATGAACAGTTTTCTATCATTATGTCCTATCCTGCAGGAAAGACCGCCACCCTTAACGGCGCATTTCGAGTTGGTCTAACTAATGAAGCTTATATACATGGAACAGAAGGATATATTCGGATTCCATCTTTCCACAGTGCCAAGTCAGCAACCTTATATAAGGATGGGGAAGAAGCAGAGACATTTAATGATGACAGAAAGTCGGCTGGTTATGCGTTTGAAATAGAAGAAGTAGGAAAATGCCTGAGTCAGGGTCTTTTAGAAAGCTCTGTCATTCCGTTGGATGAATCATTAGAAATAATGAAATTGATGGATGAAATTCGTGGGCAGTGGGGATTAAAATATCCGTTTGAATAA
- a CDS encoding MBL fold metallo-hydrolase, whose product MLLKKKALKGERNGVSYINGQVRFQGVSLNVYSYATDGILIDTGAQSLQKYFKAFIDEVDFQQVMLTHFHEDHSGCAAYAAKSTQHPIYLNQKSIQSCMQKADYPLYRQLFWGRRKPFLAQAMPDTFTSNTATWDAIDTPGHAHDHKVFLNRETGQLFTGDLFVQERTKVSMTEESIPQITDSLKRVLTYDFEEMFCSHAGYVENGRAALTRKLDYLLSIQHEVITLHGKGDTANEICTKLFPKKYPITKFSRGEWDSLHIVNSILNGR is encoded by the coding sequence TTGCTTCTGAAAAAAAAGGCATTGAAAGGCGAGAGAAATGGGGTTTCCTACATAAACGGCCAAGTTCGTTTTCAAGGTGTATCCTTAAATGTTTATAGTTATGCCACTGATGGAATTTTAATTGATACTGGAGCGCAATCTTTGCAGAAGTATTTTAAAGCTTTCATTGATGAGGTAGATTTTCAGCAGGTGATGCTGACTCATTTTCATGAAGATCATTCAGGCTGTGCTGCCTATGCCGCCAAATCAACACAGCATCCCATCTATCTAAACCAAAAGTCCATCCAGTCTTGCATGCAAAAGGCGGATTATCCCTTATACCGTCAGCTTTTCTGGGGACGGAGAAAACCGTTCCTCGCTCAAGCGATGCCCGATACGTTCACTTCCAACACTGCCACCTGGGATGCCATCGACACGCCCGGCCATGCGCATGACCATAAAGTGTTCTTAAATCGGGAAACAGGTCAATTGTTTACCGGCGATTTATTTGTCCAGGAGCGCACCAAAGTGAGCATGACAGAAGAAAGCATCCCTCAAATCACCGACTCCTTAAAGCGAGTATTAACCTATGACTTCGAGGAGATGTTTTGCAGTCATGCAGGATATGTAGAAAATGGGCGTGCCGCTCTAACCCGCAAGCTTGACTACCTGCTGTCCATCCAACATGAGGTGATCACGCTCCATGGCAAGGGCGATACCGCAAATGAGATATGCACAAAACTCTTCCCTAAAAAGTACCCGATCACAAAGTTTTCCAGAGGCGAATGGGACTCCCTTCACATTGTGAACTCCATTTTAAACGGACGATAA
- a CDS encoding sulfatase-like hydrolase/transferase, which translates to MAEHRKKHRRTNFLILMVDQERYPSVYESDQLKEWRKKYLIAQELLRENGFEFHKHYAGSTACSPSRATFYTGQYPSLHGVTQTSGAAKSAYDPDMFWLDPNSVPTMGDYFREAGYRTFWKGKWHASEVDVLVPGTKNAVPSYTLTGLPDKENVQLYLNANRLDPYGFSGWVGPEPHGSAARNSGSSAAIGISGRDVVYANETVELIRSLEDEAKSDDKSPWLLMCSFVNPHDIALFGALTERSPLFHFEVDPTVPFIPKAPTADESLETKPSAQASYRITYQQALQPLRDSLFYRQLYYSLQKKVDDEMQKVFQALKDSVFYEDTIVIFLSDHGELLGAHGGLFQKWYNTYEESIHVPLIIHSPKLFSGRQGTEMLTSHVDVLPTMLGLAGINMEEIHEALSRKYTEVHPLVGRDLTPFLHGKTSFFRKDEPLYFMSDDDFTRGLNQVSPSGRPYQSVIQPNHTEAIITTLSTGEHGKKEVWKLTRYFDNPQFWSDPGCEDVTTSQVADRHTSDETQCSLCITNTKTNPVPEQFELYNLTSDPLEEKNLAHPPFRTPESIAVENLLITALEEQCRQKRLSPTSGNVPGMPSCDCKGTT; encoded by the coding sequence ATGGCAGAGCACAGAAAAAAGCACAGGAGAACTAATTTTCTAATTCTTATGGTTGACCAGGAGAGGTACCCTTCGGTGTATGAATCGGATCAGCTAAAGGAATGGAGGAAGAAATACTTAATTGCACAGGAGCTGCTTAGGGAGAATGGATTTGAGTTTCATAAGCATTATGCTGGGAGTACGGCGTGTTCGCCGAGCAGAGCCACTTTTTATACTGGGCAATATCCATCATTGCACGGTGTCACGCAAACGAGTGGTGCTGCAAAATCGGCATATGATCCTGATATGTTCTGGCTTGATCCGAATAGTGTTCCGACAATGGGCGATTATTTCCGGGAAGCTGGATATCGTACATTCTGGAAGGGGAAATGGCATGCATCTGAAGTCGATGTTCTGGTTCCTGGAACGAAGAATGCAGTGCCAAGTTATACATTGACAGGGCTTCCAGATAAGGAAAATGTGCAACTATATCTCAATGCGAATCGCTTGGACCCCTATGGTTTTTCAGGCTGGGTTGGTCCGGAGCCTCACGGATCAGCAGCAAGAAATTCAGGTTCTTCTGCAGCAATTGGCATCAGTGGCCGTGATGTCGTGTATGCAAATGAAACAGTTGAACTGATCCGTTCTCTCGAGGATGAAGCCAAGTCGGATGATAAGAGTCCCTGGCTATTGATGTGTTCATTCGTCAATCCACATGATATTGCTTTGTTCGGAGCACTTACAGAGAGGAGTCCTTTGTTCCATTTTGAAGTGGATCCAACGGTACCGTTTATACCGAAAGCTCCAACTGCGGATGAATCCCTAGAGACAAAGCCAAGTGCCCAGGCGAGCTATAGAATAACATATCAGCAGGCGCTGCAGCCTTTACGGGACAGTCTGTTTTACCGGCAACTGTACTATTCCTTGCAAAAGAAAGTCGACGACGAGATGCAAAAGGTCTTTCAGGCTTTGAAGGACTCCGTATTCTATGAAGATACAATCGTCATTTTTTTATCGGATCATGGGGAGTTATTGGGCGCTCATGGCGGACTATTTCAAAAATGGTATAACACGTATGAAGAGTCTATTCATGTGCCGCTGATCATCCATAGCCCAAAGCTCTTTTCCGGTCGTCAAGGCACCGAGATGCTGACGAGTCATGTGGATGTATTGCCAACGATGTTAGGTTTGGCAGGAATCAATATGGAGGAAATACATGAAGCTTTAAGTCGAAAGTATACTGAGGTGCATCCTCTTGTTGGTCGCGATCTTACGCCTTTTTTACACGGAAAAACAAGTTTCTTCCGTAAAGACGAACCGCTTTATTTTATGAGTGATGATGATTTTACAAGGGGATTGAATCAAGTCAGCCCGTCTGGCAGGCCGTATCAATCAGTGATTCAGCCCAATCATACGGAAGCGATCATTACGACGCTCTCTACTGGAGAGCATGGAAAAAAAGAGGTTTGGAAGTTAACACGTTATTTCGATAATCCTCAATTTTGGAGCGACCCAGGCTGTGAGGATGTAACGACGAGCCAAGTCGCTGATAGGCACACATCGGATGAAACTCAGTGTTCACTTTGTATAACAAACACGAAAACCAATCCAGTACCTGAACAATTTGAGCTATATAACTTGACCTCGGACCCGCTTGAAGAAAAGAACCTAGCCCACCCTCCCTTCAGAACCCCTGAATCGATCGCAGTGGAAAATTTATTGATAACTGCACTGGAAGAACAATGCCGTCAGAAGAGATTGTCCCCTACAAGCGGAAATGTGCCAGGGATGCCATCATGCGATTGCAAAGGAACAACTTGA
- a CDS encoding DNA alkylation repair protein has protein sequence METYVEALYEAALKHRNNEEAIRLSNYMRNQFRFIGLRAPQMKEVFKQHVKNYGLPAKEDLHQVITSLWELEEREMQIAGLYLLDLMKKQFTEKDLHLLEFIITTKPWWDTIDHIAKKHFGYYLEKFPQCRQQIVDRWIASENIWLIRSCILFQLGYKEKTDVAMLEDIISRTCHTKEFFINKAIGWALREYAKQNPEKVIEITNKYPLSNLSKREALKHIGRS, from the coding sequence ATGGAAACCTATGTTGAAGCATTATATGAAGCGGCCTTAAAACACCGGAATAACGAAGAGGCAATAAGGCTGTCCAATTACATGCGGAATCAATTTAGATTTATTGGGTTGAGAGCCCCGCAAATGAAGGAAGTATTCAAGCAGCATGTGAAGAACTATGGCTTGCCAGCTAAGGAAGATTTACACCAGGTCATCACTTCTCTCTGGGAGCTGGAAGAGAGAGAAATGCAGATTGCCGGTCTTTACTTATTAGATTTAATGAAGAAACAGTTTACAGAAAAGGATCTCCACCTGCTGGAATTCATAATCACGACCAAGCCTTGGTGGGACACCATCGATCATATTGCAAAAAAACATTTTGGATACTATCTCGAAAAATTCCCGCAGTGCCGGCAACAAATAGTCGACAGGTGGATTGCCTCCGAAAACATCTGGCTGATCCGCTCTTGTATCCTATTCCAATTAGGCTATAAAGAGAAAACCGACGTGGCAATGCTCGAGGATATCATTTCACGAACCTGCCATACAAAGGAATTTTTTATCAATAAAGCAATCGGCTGGGCATTACGAGAATACGCGAAACAAAACCCAGAGAAAGTAATCGAAATTACAAATAAATACCCACTATCAAACTTGAGCAAGAGAGAAGCCTTGAAGCATATTGGGAGAAGTTAA